In the Paenibacillus pabuli genome, one interval contains:
- a CDS encoding S-layer homology domain-containing protein: MKHKKGLAATLALCVSLTAGGASVLAFSDVKDEGQKTIVDALKSKGIVSGVTADLFRPDLALSEPQGVQLIVKAFGLKNEYAAASAQNKISPDTWYADAVQAATQNGLSIPVELNPQGKMTREQFVILLHEGINTTGNYPVIMKYNLVKDENKIGKDAISAVQNLLNMNIIELDKDGNFRPDQSLTRMEAASMIFNALEFVDKHGNGGSAEPAPETPGEGQQAIVPEVTTTKVDDKTTKVKLTAEMPHPGYGLKIDDVKLEKDGRAIVLYSIVQPDPDMMYPMVITEVTAETDIPAGYTAEAQPSGK, from the coding sequence ATGAAACATAAAAAAGGATTGGCTGCAACACTTGCGCTTTGCGTTTCTCTGACGGCAGGAGGTGCTTCTGTTCTCGCTTTTTCGGATGTAAAAGATGAAGGACAAAAAACGATTGTCGATGCCCTGAAATCCAAAGGGATTGTCAGCGGGGTGACGGCGGATCTGTTCCGTCCGGATCTGGCGTTATCCGAGCCGCAGGGTGTTCAACTGATCGTGAAGGCATTTGGATTGAAAAATGAATATGCTGCTGCATCCGCGCAAAACAAAATTAGCCCGGATACCTGGTATGCAGATGCTGTACAGGCTGCAACCCAGAATGGTCTGTCGATCCCAGTAGAATTGAATCCACAAGGCAAGATGACACGCGAGCAATTTGTAATTTTGCTTCATGAAGGCATTAACACAACCGGGAATTATCCGGTGATCATGAAGTATAATCTTGTTAAGGACGAAAATAAAATTGGTAAGGACGCCATATCTGCAGTCCAGAACCTGCTGAACATGAACATCATCGAACTGGATAAGGACGGTAACTTCCGTCCAGATCAGTCGCTTACCCGTATGGAGGCTGCAAGCATGATCTTCAATGCACTTGAATTTGTGGATAAGCACGGCAATGGCGGCTCGGCTGAGCCGGCTCCCGAGACTCCGGGCGAAGGCCAGCAAGCCATCGTACCTGAAGTGACCACAACGAAGGTTGATGACAAAACAACCAAGGTGAAGCTCACTGCTGAAATGCCTCATCCTGGTTACGGTTTGAAGATTGATGACGTCAAACTGGAGAAGGATGGACGTGCCATCGTGCTGTATTCCATCGTTCAGCCGGATCCGGACATGATGTATCCAATGGTCATTACGGAAGTTACGGCAGAGACAGACATTCCGGCCGGGTATACTGCTGAAGCACAGCCTTCCGGCAAGTAA
- a CDS encoding ABC transporter ATP-binding protein gives MSKTGLLRSYVVSNWPVYLAAVVLIIVSNVGQASLPRILGSFTDQLMQNTLQMNTVIRYSLWLLAIAIAYNLLFGTGQFMIMRLGRRFEFMTRERIFGKFSELSEHYFSKQGNGKLLSYVMNDVTSVREAISNGVTMMTNATFLLISCIVMMLLSGIPMSLILISIVPLLAIPFLVVFFGPRIRKRSRDVQDALANMTESAEEQLGGIRVTKTFAIEDGARARFGATVDAIKEKQLRLVRLSSLFQALLPLLGAISLVVSLLVGGILTMQNSITLGSFVALTLYLRIIMGPLQQIGNVINTMQRSGASLERVNDLLTEEPDVREFSGAKTLNAVNDITIEDLSFSYPGSSASALKHISLKIGAGQTVGIVGKTGSGKSTLVKLLLRTYEPPEGTIRMNGTDIRQLSLESLRSRIAYVPQDGFLFSTTIRDNIAFSDREVPLDTVERSARQAMIYDNIIRFPDQFDTLLGERGLTLSGGQRQRTSLARGLIKKAQVLILDDSMSAVDAVTESGILRSLREIGKGKTTLIISHRISAVRHADEIIVLDEGQITEQGTHSQLMAAEGLYAATYRLQEEGLHHEGS, from the coding sequence ATGTCCAAGACAGGATTGCTTCGAAGCTATGTCGTCTCCAACTGGCCCGTGTATCTGGCTGCCGTTGTGCTGATCATTGTCTCCAATGTCGGTCAGGCTTCTTTGCCCCGTATTCTGGGCAGTTTCACGGACCAGCTCATGCAGAATACGCTTCAAATGAATACGGTCATCCGTTACAGTCTCTGGCTTCTCGCCATAGCCATTGCCTACAACCTTCTCTTCGGAACAGGACAGTTCATGATCATGCGACTTGGACGCCGCTTCGAATTCATGACGCGTGAACGCATTTTCGGCAAGTTTTCCGAATTGAGCGAGCACTATTTTTCCAAGCAGGGAAACGGGAAACTGCTCAGCTATGTCATGAATGACGTCACCTCCGTACGCGAGGCCATTTCCAACGGAGTGACGATGATGACGAATGCCACATTCCTGCTGATATCCTGTATCGTCATGATGCTTCTTAGCGGAATTCCAATGAGCCTTATTCTGATCAGTATCGTTCCCCTGCTGGCCATACCCTTTCTGGTTGTGTTTTTCGGTCCCCGCATTCGCAAGCGGTCTCGTGATGTGCAGGACGCTCTTGCGAACATGACCGAATCTGCGGAAGAGCAGCTCGGCGGAATTCGCGTGACGAAGACCTTCGCCATTGAAGACGGTGCCCGTGCTCGATTTGGTGCAACAGTAGATGCCATTAAGGAAAAGCAATTGCGACTCGTTCGCCTTTCTTCCCTCTTTCAGGCGCTGCTGCCATTGCTCGGAGCCATCTCATTGGTCGTTTCCCTGCTTGTCGGCGGAATTCTGACGATGCAAAATTCCATTACACTCGGAAGCTTTGTCGCGTTGACGCTATATTTGCGGATTATCATGGGACCGCTTCAGCAGATTGGCAATGTAATTAATACCATGCAGCGATCGGGAGCCTCCCTCGAACGGGTTAACGATCTGCTGACAGAAGAACCGGATGTCCGGGAATTTTCCGGGGCCAAAACGCTGAATGCAGTGAATGACATTACCATTGAAGACCTGTCCTTCTCCTACCCGGGAAGTTCGGCTTCCGCACTTAAACACATCAGTCTGAAGATTGGGGCCGGACAGACCGTGGGCATTGTGGGCAAAACCGGATCCGGTAAAAGCACCCTGGTCAAACTGCTGCTTCGTACATATGAACCGCCTGAAGGCACGATTCGAATGAATGGCACAGACATTCGTCAGCTGTCATTGGAAAGTCTTCGTTCCCGCATTGCCTATGTCCCGCAGGATGGTTTCCTGTTCAGCACCACCATTCGTGACAACATCGCATTCAGTGACCGGGAGGTACCACTGGATACCGTGGAACGCAGTGCAAGGCAGGCCATGATCTACGACAACATTATTCGCTTCCCGGATCAATTCGACACATTGCTTGGTGAACGCGGACTCACGCTGTCCGGCGGTCAGCGTCAACGTACCAGCCTGGCTCGGGGATTGATCAAAAAAGCCCAGGTCCTCATTCTCGACGACAGCATGAGTGCGGTTGACGCTGTCACCGAAAGCGGCATTCTGCGAAGCCTGAGGGAAATTGGTAAAGGCAAGACCACCCTGATTATTTCCCATCGCATCAGTGCCGTCCGCCATGCGGATGAAATTATCGTGCTGGATGAGGGGCAAATCACAGAACAAGGCACGCACTCGCAATTGATGGCCGCTGAAGGGCTATATGCTGCGACCTACCGTTTGCAGGAGGAGGGATTGCATCATGAAGGATCATAA
- a CDS encoding ABC transporter ATP-binding protein yields the protein MKDHKASTHTDKSPLPQASSGNNIGSGTAKEPSKRSSFKAMMSYAKPHRFAFLGIFFCSLLGISADLLQPYLVKIAIDDHLAIGQTSVGFLVKLAAIYLALAVISFIFTYVQNNLLQHVGQNIVSRIRKDLFRHISKMSMSFFDRFHIGSLVTNVSSDTETISSFFTQVLLSLIRDGMMLVLIIFFMFQLDPVLAGYSLIVLPVIAIVAILFRSKLRQAYQNARTRLSRLIAFTAENLSGMFLIQAFHQEEEQKKRFTEQNKLHLKANITQARSNVIFNRTFDILGNAALVMMVWLGGRAVLGESLQVGVLYAFISYIRQFFQPINQITMQWNTFQSTTVSMDRIWNILNTKPEVADPKPGTASSLEPRHVMGQIDFNDVSFGYRADRPLIQHLNLHLYPGEMVGIVGTTGAGKSTLISLLNRFYDVNQGSIEIDGTDIRQLPQAKLHRIVGLIQQEPFLFSGSIIDNVRMFREDITREQAIEACRFVGAHAMISRLPQGYDTRLSERGSGLSAGERQLISFARIVVFQPRILILDEATANLDSHTEQLVQQALETVSQGRTTIVIAHRLSTVMHADRILVMEHGEIVEEGSHQQLIEAQGIYADLYAHARETGGDTAIPG from the coding sequence ATGAAGGATCATAAGGCCAGCACCCATACCGACAAGAGCCCCTTACCTCAGGCCTCGTCCGGAAACAATATTGGTTCGGGCACAGCAAAAGAACCCAGCAAGCGTTCTTCTTTCAAAGCGATGATGAGCTACGCCAAACCTCACCGGTTTGCTTTTTTGGGCATCTTTTTTTGCTCCTTGCTCGGGATCTCCGCCGATCTGCTTCAGCCGTATCTGGTCAAAATCGCTATTGATGACCATCTGGCGATCGGCCAGACCAGCGTGGGATTTCTTGTAAAGCTGGCTGCCATCTATTTGGCACTGGCTGTAATCAGCTTTATTTTCACCTATGTACAAAATAACTTGCTGCAGCATGTCGGTCAGAACATCGTCTCCCGTATTCGCAAAGACCTCTTCCGGCACATTTCCAAAATGTCCATGTCCTTCTTCGACCGCTTCCATATCGGAAGTCTGGTTACGAATGTGTCCAGCGATACGGAGACGATCAGCAGCTTCTTCACCCAGGTTCTGCTCAGCCTGATCCGGGATGGCATGATGCTGGTGCTCATTATCTTTTTCATGTTCCAGCTTGATCCGGTGCTCGCAGGTTACTCTCTGATTGTGCTGCCCGTTATCGCCATTGTGGCGATCCTGTTTCGCAGCAAGCTGCGCCAGGCCTATCAGAATGCCCGCACCCGTCTCTCCCGTCTGATTGCATTTACAGCAGAAAACCTGTCCGGCATGTTTCTGATTCAGGCTTTTCACCAGGAGGAAGAACAGAAGAAACGCTTCACGGAGCAAAACAAACTTCACTTGAAGGCCAACATTACGCAGGCCCGTTCCAATGTGATCTTCAACCGGACGTTTGACATCCTGGGTAATGCCGCCCTGGTAATGATGGTATGGCTTGGCGGACGCGCCGTGCTGGGTGAATCGCTGCAGGTCGGGGTGCTCTATGCGTTTATCAGTTATATTCGCCAGTTCTTCCAGCCGATCAACCAGATCACGATGCAATGGAATACGTTCCAGTCCACTACGGTTTCCATGGATCGGATCTGGAACATTCTGAATACCAAACCTGAGGTCGCAGATCCAAAACCAGGGACCGCCTCCTCACTGGAACCACGGCACGTGATGGGACAGATTGATTTTAACGACGTGTCATTTGGCTACCGGGCAGATCGTCCACTCATTCAGCATCTGAATCTGCACCTCTATCCAGGGGAAATGGTCGGCATTGTGGGTACAACGGGAGCTGGGAAAAGCACACTGATCTCCCTGCTTAATCGGTTCTACGATGTAAACCAAGGCAGCATTGAAATTGACGGCACAGACATCAGGCAGCTGCCTCAGGCCAAACTTCACCGTATTGTGGGGCTTATTCAGCAGGAACCATTCCTGTTCTCAGGCTCCATTATTGACAATGTCCGCATGTTTCGGGAGGATATTACGAGGGAACAGGCGATTGAGGCATGTCGTTTTGTCGGGGCGCATGCCATGATCTCGCGGCTGCCGCAGGGTTACGATACCCGCCTATCGGAACGCGGCAGTGGTCTGTCTGCCGGGGAGCGCCAGTTAATTTCTTTTGCCCGGATCGTGGTATTTCAGCCCCGCATTCTCATCCTTGATGAGGCAACCGCCAATCTGGATTCCCATACCGAGCAGCTGGTGCAGCAAGCACTGGAGACGGTATCGCAGGGTCGAACCACGATTGTCATCGCGCATCGCCTGTCTACGGTCATGCACGCCGACCGAATTCTGGTCATGGAACATGGCGAAATTGTCGAGGAAGGTTCGCATCAGCAACTGATCGAAGCCCAGGGTATCTACGCCGATCTGTACGCCCATGCACGGGAAACCGGTGGTGACACGGCCATTCCAGGGTAA
- a CDS encoding MBL fold metallo-hydrolase: MKIQLIRHATLWLEYSDLNILVDPMFMDPEAMPAFPNTPNDLRNPRAALPETETNYMNPDVVIVTHTHVDHWDAVAAEQLRKDVPLLCQPGDENVFIDAGFTNVHAVDEKYEYHSVRFARTSGRHGTGEIAERMGKVSGFVLEADGEPVSYIAGDTIWCDEPAEAIGRYQPEVIVVNAGGARFTQGDPITMDGPDVAAVKQHAPDAHVIAVHMDAINHCMMSRTDLASYLASEQLDGQILIPRDGESFVFNSESKLE; this comes from the coding sequence ATGAAAATTCAATTGATTCGTCATGCCACACTGTGGCTTGAATATTCCGATCTGAATATCCTGGTCGATCCGATGTTTATGGACCCTGAGGCTATGCCTGCTTTTCCCAACACGCCTAATGATTTGCGCAATCCGAGAGCTGCCTTGCCGGAGACAGAGACCAATTACATGAATCCGGATGTAGTGATTGTTACCCATACCCATGTTGATCACTGGGATGCAGTTGCAGCGGAGCAGCTCCGTAAGGACGTGCCTCTACTGTGTCAGCCTGGTGATGAGAATGTATTTATCGATGCCGGTTTCACCAACGTTCATGCGGTCGATGAAAAATATGAATATCATTCCGTGCGTTTTGCACGAACTTCAGGCCGTCATGGCACTGGGGAAATCGCGGAGCGGATGGGCAAGGTGTCCGGTTTTGTGCTTGAGGCCGATGGCGAACCCGTATCGTATATTGCCGGAGACACAATCTGGTGTGACGAACCGGCCGAGGCCATCGGGCGTTATCAACCCGAAGTGATCGTTGTGAACGCTGGGGGTGCCCGTTTTACCCAGGGTGATCCAATCACCATGGACGGACCTGATGTGGCTGCAGTGAAACAACATGCACCCGATGCGCATGTCATCGCCGTTCATATGGATGCCATTAACCACTGCATGATGTCACGGACGGATCTCGCCAGTTATCTGGCTTCCGAACAATTGGACGGGCAGATTCTCATTCCCCGGGATGGCGAAAGCTTTGTATTTAATTCAGAATCGAAGTTGGAGTAA
- a CDS encoding alpha-N-arabinofuranosidase encodes MVKAKMTVDKDFTIGVVDKRLYGSFIEHLGRAVYGGIYEPGHSSANEAGFRTDVLEMVKELQVPIVRYPGGNFVSGYNWEDSVGPVAERKRRLELAWRTIETNEFGFNEFVDWSKLANSEVMMAVNLGTRGVDAARNIVEYSNHPEGSYYSDLRIKHGYKEPHAVKTWCLGNEMDGPWQIGHKTAEEYGRVALEAAKVMKWTDPTIELVACGSSSLGMPTFPEWEATVLDHTYDHVEYLSLHQYYGNADDDTPTFLARSLEMDQFIETVMATCDYIKAKKRSKKTMYLSFDEWNVWYHSNESDKKLDPWQIAPPQLEDVYNHEDALLVGCMLISMLKHADRVKMACLAQLVNVIAPIMTDTGGAAWRQTIFYPFMHASVFGRGTALVPLIQSAKYDTKQITDVPYLEGIAVHNEEQGEVTVFAVNRHLEDSLQLEVDLRSFGQCSLLEHIVLESDDLKAVNTAAQPNRVAPHNRGGAEVSGTLVTASLAKASWNVIRLKIQ; translated from the coding sequence ATGGTAAAAGCAAAAATGACGGTAGACAAGGATTTCACAATTGGGGTAGTCGACAAACGTTTATACGGTTCATTCATTGAGCATCTCGGACGCGCCGTATACGGCGGCATTTATGAGCCGGGGCATTCCTCAGCGAATGAAGCGGGATTCCGCACGGATGTGCTGGAGATGGTCAAGGAGCTGCAGGTGCCGATTGTGCGTTATCCTGGGGGAAACTTTGTATCCGGTTACAATTGGGAAGATTCTGTAGGTCCCGTAGCTGAACGTAAACGCAGACTTGAGCTGGCCTGGAGAACCATTGAGACAAATGAATTCGGTTTCAACGAATTCGTGGATTGGTCCAAACTTGCGAATTCCGAAGTCATGATGGCCGTCAATTTAGGGACACGGGGTGTAGATGCAGCCCGGAACATCGTGGAGTACAGCAACCATCCGGAAGGTTCGTATTATAGTGATCTGCGGATCAAACATGGTTACAAGGAGCCGCATGCGGTCAAAACATGGTGCTTGGGTAACGAGATGGACGGCCCATGGCAGATCGGCCACAAAACCGCAGAAGAATATGGACGGGTTGCGCTGGAAGCGGCGAAAGTCATGAAGTGGACAGATCCAACCATTGAGCTGGTTGCCTGCGGAAGTTCATCACTCGGCATGCCAACGTTCCCGGAATGGGAAGCAACCGTGCTTGATCATACCTACGATCACGTGGAATACTTGTCCCTCCATCAGTATTATGGCAACGCAGATGATGATACACCGACGTTCCTGGCGCGTTCATTGGAGATGGATCAGTTTATTGAGACGGTTATGGCGACCTGTGATTACATCAAAGCGAAGAAGCGCAGCAAGAAAACGATGTATCTGTCCTTCGACGAGTGGAACGTGTGGTATCACTCCAACGAAAGTGACAAGAAGCTGGATCCATGGCAGATTGCACCTCCACAGCTGGAGGATGTATACAACCATGAAGATGCGCTGCTTGTCGGCTGTATGCTAATTAGTATGCTCAAGCATGCGGATCGCGTGAAGATGGCCTGCCTCGCACAATTGGTCAACGTTATCGCGCCGATCATGACGGACACAGGCGGTGCTGCCTGGAGACAGACCATTTTCTATCCGTTTATGCACGCTTCCGTCTTTGGACGTGGAACCGCACTTGTGCCATTGATTCAATCAGCGAAGTACGATACGAAACAGATTACGGATGTGCCATACCTGGAAGGGATTGCGGTTCATAATGAAGAGCAGGGTGAAGTGACTGTATTTGCCGTGAACCGTCACCTGGAAGACTCACTCCAGCTTGAAGTGGATCTGCGCAGTTTCGGACAATGCAGCCTGCTGGAGCATATCGTACTGGAAAGTGATGACCTCAAAGCCGTGAATACCGCTGCACAGCCGAATCGGGTGGCTCCGCATAACCGTGGTGGTGCGGAAGTATCGGGTACGCTGGTTACAGCAAGTCTGGCGAAGGCTTCCTGGAACGTGATTCGTTTGAAAATTCAATAA
- a CDS encoding ArsR/SmtB family transcription factor codes for MIRANTDTEWLPLYEALASEVRLQIIRLVAENPMNVKDIAASLGLSSAIVTMHVRKLQDVGIIQSKMVRKDGGTHKMNSLAIDWIGISMPQESGTSSKVHEVAVPVGHYTHFDVYPTCGLATVSHVIGQYDDPRYFLDPERMHANILWFGRGFVEYKIPNYLLSGQQINSIELSLEIGSEAPSVNPNWPSDITFMLNGIQVGEWTSPGDSGNGRGVFTPEWWSESVNQYGMLKVLRITQEGTFIDGQRVSEVTLSDIPVERNQWTLRLSVEEDAQHVGGLTLYGEGFGNYNQDILFRLYYQD; via the coding sequence ATGATTAGAGCAAATACGGATACCGAATGGCTGCCCTTATACGAAGCACTTGCAAGTGAAGTCCGGTTGCAAATTATTCGACTTGTTGCCGAGAACCCGATGAACGTAAAAGATATCGCCGCCTCACTTGGACTAAGCAGTGCCATCGTAACGATGCACGTTCGCAAGCTGCAGGATGTCGGCATCATTCAATCCAAAATGGTCCGCAAGGATGGCGGTACCCACAAAATGAACAGCCTTGCGATCGACTGGATCGGCATCTCCATGCCGCAGGAAAGCGGAACGTCGAGCAAGGTTCATGAAGTCGCTGTGCCCGTCGGGCACTATACCCATTTTGACGTTTATCCAACCTGTGGTCTGGCTACGGTCAGTCATGTGATCGGGCAATATGATGACCCGCGGTACTTCCTGGATCCCGAGCGGATGCATGCCAATATTCTCTGGTTTGGACGTGGATTCGTGGAATACAAAATTCCGAACTACCTCTTATCGGGACAACAGATTAACTCGATTGAACTATCGCTGGAAATCGGTTCAGAGGCACCTTCGGTCAATCCGAACTGGCCCTCCGATATTACCTTTATGCTCAACGGAATTCAGGTCGGTGAGTGGACAAGCCCTGGTGATTCGGGCAATGGCCGTGGGGTATTCACGCCTGAGTGGTGGAGTGAAAGTGTCAATCAGTATGGCATGCTGAAGGTGCTACGAATTACGCAGGAGGGCACGTTTATCGATGGGCAGCGCGTTTCCGAAGTAACGCTCTCGGATATTCCGGTGGAGCGCAATCAATGGACATTGCGACTGTCGGTAGAAGAGGATGCACAGCATGTAGGAGGTCTTACCTTATACGGTGAGGGATTCGGCAACTATAACCAGGATATTCTGTTCCGTCTCTACTACCAGGATTAG
- a CDS encoding C40 family peptidase: MNWKSKIITAGLTATMLMGSLTAGALTAPVSAATVENAKLKVVWGVNMRTSPSASASVVRMVAKGETVTVLQQSGSAWYKVKDSSNRTGYISSSSKYTKAASGSTTTSGSSSTSVTGSAAVEKVIAAGMKYWGTPYEFGASRNSTATFDCSSFVRQAFIDALGIKLPADSRQQGTYVKGKGNVQTDWTKLKRGDLMFFMSYKGTKASSYAGVNKSTARITHVGIYLGDGKILHTYSNAGGGVTTSDISGKHWEHRFLYGGSAL, from the coding sequence ATGAACTGGAAAAGTAAAATCATTACCGCGGGTCTAACAGCAACGATGCTGATGGGAAGTCTGACGGCAGGAGCACTGACGGCACCGGTATCCGCAGCAACGGTTGAAAATGCCAAACTGAAAGTGGTCTGGGGAGTTAACATGCGTACATCACCGTCAGCTTCTGCGAGTGTTGTTCGTATGGTGGCCAAAGGGGAAACGGTTACCGTACTTCAACAATCGGGATCAGCATGGTATAAAGTAAAAGATTCCAGCAACCGCACAGGATACATATCCTCTTCTTCTAAATACACCAAAGCCGCTAGCGGCAGCACAACGACATCTGGTTCCAGCAGCACTTCTGTGACAGGCAGCGCAGCTGTAGAGAAAGTTATTGCTGCAGGCATGAAATATTGGGGAACACCTTATGAATTCGGAGCGAGTAGAAACAGTACCGCTACGTTCGACTGCTCCAGCTTTGTCCGCCAGGCATTTATCGATGCACTCGGGATCAAGCTTCCTGCAGATTCACGCCAGCAGGGAACTTATGTAAAAGGCAAAGGTAACGTTCAGACGGATTGGACCAAACTGAAGCGAGGGGATTTGATGTTCTTTATGTCGTATAAAGGCACAAAAGCTTCCTCTTATGCTGGGGTTAACAAGTCTACGGCAAGAATTACGCATGTCGGAATCTATCTTGGCGACGGAAAAATATTGCACACCTATTCCAACGCTGGTGGCGGAGTAACGACCAGTGACATCTCAGGCAAGCACTGGGAACATCGCTTCCTCTATGGAGGAAGTGCACTGTAA
- a CDS encoding methyl-accepting chemotaxis protein yields MKSTRENALGRLRLTIRMKLLTGFMIVVALLAFVSSYALIQIYGMSNTSEEIDQTWMPSVSLLGMMNGDISDVERQALAAIVETDENSIAEISESLEQLQTKIEEERKQLIELIKGSDEAMALYDTFSTNYDAYLAKMPGFVELGMANDYVGASRLHSEAFPLWDTANDTIAQLITMSNELAGQATAESLDEANSAFIIILVVTIISFLIALFIAFFIASIISRPIQKMNASAMLIANGDLTGETITLKNKDELGTLAASFNTMTGNLRAMIQSVSVTSEQVAASSEELLASAEQNTQASEQISATVEQLAVGTSDQVNMVKRSSQAMSEMAIGSEQIAELAQSVSVSAVDAANQSAEGNMIIQQAVDQMGSVRTSIASLTELVTGLGERSAEIGSITEVINNIARQTNLLALNAAIEAARAGEHGRGFAVVAGEVRKLAEESSESAQKITDLVQLIQNDTNHAVQAVKVNSSETEAGIEMVTAAGQAFEQISEAVNKVAGEIQEVSAGSEEMSASTDEVVRYVDQISNIAEEASGGVHNVSAATEEQLASMEEIASSAGSLSKMAEELQEQINKFKV; encoded by the coding sequence ATGAAAAGTACGCGGGAGAACGCGTTGGGGAGATTGAGGTTGACGATTCGCATGAAATTGTTGACCGGGTTCATGATTGTGGTAGCATTGCTTGCCTTCGTGAGCAGCTACGCCTTGATTCAGATTTATGGTATGTCCAATACTTCTGAAGAGATCGATCAGACGTGGATGCCTAGCGTCAGCCTTCTGGGCATGATGAATGGTGATATCTCAGACGTGGAGCGTCAGGCTCTTGCAGCCATTGTTGAGACGGATGAGAATTCAATCGCAGAGATAAGTGAATCCTTAGAGCAGCTCCAGACGAAGATTGAGGAAGAGCGAAAACAGCTAATCGAGCTTATTAAGGGCAGTGATGAAGCGATGGCGCTGTATGATACGTTCAGTACGAACTATGATGCCTACTTGGCCAAAATGCCTGGATTTGTCGAGCTGGGTATGGCTAACGACTATGTTGGAGCCAGCAGGCTGCATTCAGAGGCATTTCCATTATGGGATACAGCCAATGATACCATCGCCCAGCTGATTACGATGAGTAATGAATTAGCAGGACAAGCGACAGCTGAGTCGCTGGATGAAGCAAATAGTGCATTTATTATCATTTTAGTGGTGACGATCATTTCCTTCCTGATCGCACTCTTTATCGCTTTCTTCATTGCAAGCATCATCTCAAGACCGATTCAGAAGATGAACGCCTCGGCGATGCTGATTGCAAACGGTGATTTGACAGGCGAAACAATCACACTTAAAAATAAGGATGAGCTTGGTACGCTGGCTGCTTCCTTCAATACCATGACGGGCAACTTGCGTGCGATGATTCAGTCCGTTTCTGTGACTTCCGAGCAGGTAGCTGCTTCTTCGGAAGAACTGCTGGCGAGTGCCGAGCAAAATACACAAGCATCGGAGCAAATTTCTGCAACCGTCGAGCAGCTGGCTGTGGGCACATCTGACCAGGTGAATATGGTGAAACGTTCTTCCCAGGCGATGAGCGAAATGGCTATTGGTTCGGAACAGATTGCTGAGCTTGCGCAGAGCGTATCCGTATCCGCTGTGGATGCAGCGAACCAATCGGCTGAAGGGAATATGATTATCCAACAGGCTGTTGATCAAATGGGTTCCGTCCGAACGTCCATAGCGTCGTTGACTGAACTTGTTACCGGACTCGGAGAACGTTCTGCAGAGATTGGCAGCATCACGGAGGTCATCAACAATATCGCCCGTCAAACCAACCTTCTTGCATTGAATGCCGCGATCGAGGCTGCACGTGCAGGCGAGCACGGACGAGGTTTCGCGGTTGTTGCCGGAGAGGTTCGTAAATTGGCCGAAGAATCTTCAGAATCCGCGCAGAAGATTACGGACCTGGTTCAGCTCATTCAGAATGACACGAACCACGCGGTACAGGCAGTGAAAGTGAACAGCAGTGAAACCGAAGCCGGAATAGAGATGGTTACAGCGGCGGGACAAGCCTTTGAGCAAATCTCAGAAGCAGTGAACAAGGTTGCAGGTGAAATTCAGGAAGTATCTGCCGGATCGGAAGAAATGTCAGCAAGTACGGATGAAGTGGTTCGGTATGTGGATCAGATCTCCAATATTGCTGAAGAAGCATCAGGCGGAGTACACAATGTATCTGCGGCAACCGAAGAACAGCTGGCTTCCATGGAAGAGATTGCATCGTCTGCAGGTTCTCTCTCCAAGATGGCAGAAGAATTGCAAGAACAGATCAATAAATTCAAGGTATAG